The following proteins are encoded in a genomic region of Arcobacter cloacae:
- a CDS encoding glycosyltransferase has protein sequence MLHSTNGKKDNFVSIGLLLNNETTIEIIKQLHNLLNNKYNYFEIILLNYEIDTKDYSKLLKELSNIRIIELSSYVDIEVAHSTLIENCIGDYCAIIDLSHDSLDDLEKMLEYAEDYDVVVGKREKKVQSFLESISSKIFYKTISLFTGIKIDSMYSDFFVINRKVINFITKNEDRVKFLKLLKFNNGFSKYEYSYMPLGKKSNKRTFLENVNFTIDVLVNYSHRLIRMATILSLSTAMINLFYIVYIFGIYLFKDNVAQGWTSSNIYNSTIYFVLFLVLAVIGEYVRMIMQNQKNTPFYEITDEKSSVALFSDKKNIDKE, from the coding sequence TTGCTTCACTCTACAAATGGAAAAAAAGATAATTTTGTATCTATTGGGTTATTATTAAATAATGAAACTACAATAGAAATAATAAAACAGTTACATAACTTATTAAATAATAAATACAACTATTTTGAGATAATTTTATTAAACTACGAAATAGACACAAAAGATTATTCAAAGTTATTAAAAGAACTTAGTAATATAAGAATAATTGAACTCTCTTCTTATGTTGATATTGAAGTTGCCCATTCAACGCTTATAGAAAATTGTATAGGTGATTATTGTGCAATTATAGATTTATCACATGATAGTTTAGATGATTTAGAAAAAATGCTCGAATATGCTGAAGATTATGATGTAGTTGTTGGAAAAAGAGAAAAGAAGGTTCAATCTTTTTTGGAATCAATATCATCAAAAATATTTTATAAAACAATTTCCCTATTTACTGGAATAAAAATTGATAGTATGTATAGTGATTTTTTTGTAATTAATAGAAAAGTTATAAATTTTATTACAAAAAATGAAGATAGAGTAAAATTCTTAAAACTTCTAAAATTTAATAATGGTTTCTCTAAATATGAATATTCTTATATGCCACTTGGTAAAAAATCAAATAAAAGAACTTTTTTAGAAAATGTAAACTTTACAATTGATGTTCTTGTGAATTACTCTCATAGATTGATTAGAATGGCTACTATTTTATCTTTAAGTACAGCAATGATAAATCTATTTTATATAGTTTACATATTTGGAATTTATCTTTTTAAAGATAATGTAGCTCAAGGTTGGACTTCATCAAATATCTACAACTCTACAATTTATTTTGTACTATTTTTAGTATTAGCCGTAATTGGAGAATATGTAAGAATGATTATGCAAAATCAAAAAAATACACCATTTTATGAAATTACAGATGAGAAAAGTAGTGTTGCACTATTTTCAGATAAAAAAAATATAGATAAGGAATAA
- a CDS encoding NAD-dependent epimerase/dehydratase family protein has protein sequence MKKALIGYTGFVGSNLKAQIKFDDFYNSKNIQDIKNKEYDVVYCAGAPAAKWIANQKPTEDLQSVCSLLDAIREVKTKRFVLISTVDVYKAIIDVDEDSFIDLSNHHAYGTHRRIIETFVSERFENYNIIRLPGLFGDGLKKNIIYDFLHDNETNKIHSEAVFQFYSLDTLANDIQKVVDANINLINFATEPTSVKEVIKAGFDIDFDNKPTPNAPFYDMRTKYAEIFGEYGTYIQSKKEVLQKVKEFVQRTKA, from the coding sequence ATGAAAAAAGCACTTATAGGTTATACAGGATTTGTAGGTTCAAACTTAAAAGCTCAAATAAAATTTGATGATTTTTATAATTCTAAAAATATTCAAGATATAAAAAATAAAGAGTATGATGTAGTTTATTGTGCAGGAGCACCAGCTGCAAAGTGGATAGCAAATCAAAAACCAACTGAAGATTTACAAAGTGTTTGTTCCCTTTTAGATGCTATTAGAGAAGTAAAAACAAAAAGATTTGTATTAATTTCAACGGTTGATGTTTATAAAGCTATTATTGATGTTGATGAAGATAGTTTTATAGATTTATCAAACCATCATGCTTATGGAACACATAGAAGAATAATAGAAACATTTGTAAGTGAAAGATTTGAAAATTACAATATCATAAGACTTCCTGGACTTTTTGGAGATGGATTAAAGAAAAATATTATCTATGATTTTTTACATGATAATGAAACTAATAAAATTCATAGTGAAGCTGTATTTCAATTTTATTCTTTAGATACTTTAGCAAATGATATTCAAAAAGTTGTAGATGCAAATATCAATCTTATCAATTTTGCGACAGAACCAACAAGCGTAAAAGAGGTAATAAAAGCTGGATTTGATATAGACTTTGATAATAAACCAACTCCAAATGCACCTTTTTACGATATGCGCACAAAATATGCTGAAATTTTTGGAGAATATGGAACTTATATCCAATCTAAAAAAGAGGTTTTACAAAAAGTAAAAGAGTTTGTTCAAAGAACAAAGGCTTAA
- a CDS encoding sugar phosphate isomerase/epimerase family protein codes for MKLSISNIAWEPSEDKEVFELIQKYGFEGIELAPPKLFKDLSNVTDSEINDYLEYMKPYNFKFPAMQSLLFGKAELKIFDDSRNYTLIYLKKIIDLAQQLDVKVLVFGSPKNRFIGDMNKDEAKRIAIEFFKELGDYAYSKDRYFCIEPNAKEYGCDFITNIDQAIELVKDVNSKGFRLHIDSAVMAMNSENIEENLKKALPYTEHFHISEPFLELITNNKTNHEQFAKTLKSLNYDKWVSIEMKNSVMDSNIETVKNSLEYISNIYKLENK; via the coding sequence ATGAAACTATCTATTTCAAACATTGCTTGGGAGCCAAGTGAAGACAAAGAAGTATTTGAACTAATTCAAAAATATGGATTTGAAGGTATCGAGTTAGCTCCTCCAAAGCTTTTTAAAGATTTATCAAATGTAACAGATAGTGAAATAAATGATTATTTAGAGTATATGAAACCTTATAACTTTAAATTCCCTGCTATGCAATCACTTTTATTTGGAAAAGCTGAACTTAAAATATTTGATGATAGTAGAAACTATACTTTAATATATTTAAAAAAGATTATTGATTTAGCCCAACAACTTGATGTAAAAGTTTTGGTATTTGGTTCACCTAAAAATAGATTTATTGGTGATATGAATAAAGATGAAGCTAAAAGAATAGCTATAGAATTTTTTAAAGAACTTGGAGATTATGCATATTCAAAAGATAGATACTTTTGTATAGAACCAAATGCAAAAGAGTATGGATGTGATTTTATTACAAATATAGATCAAGCTATAGAGCTTGTAAAAGATGTAAATTCAAAAGGATTTAGACTTCATATAGATTCTGCTGTTATGGCTATGAATAGTGAAAATATAGAAGAAAATCTAAAAAAAGCTTTACCATACACTGAACACTTTCATATTTCAGAACCATTCTTAGAACTAATTACAAATAATAAAACAAATCATGAACAATTTGCAAAAACTTTAAAAAGTTTAAATTATGATAAATGGGTTTCAATAGAGATGAAAAATAGTGTAATGGATTCAAATATTGAAACTGTTAAAAATAGTTTAGAGTATATATCTAATATTTATAAATTGGAAAATAAATGA